The stretch of DNA CATTCGCTTGAAGTTCGCATCGGTCTCACGCTTGTTCTTGTACGGGGCTTGTGGCCAGCCGCGTTGCGAGGCTTCCACCCGCTCCATCTCCATATTGGCGCCTTTGACCAATCGAATGGTGATGGGAGCGCCGCCCGACGCGACACGGTCACGCGCCCACGCATTGAGTTTGCACTGTTGGGCGAATGAATCGGGCGTGTACGATTGCAGCACGATACCGGCCGCAACGTCCTTCAGTCCGGGACGATCCAGCGTTTGCATGAACGCACGGACCGTCAGGTCCATATCGCGGTACTCCTCCATGTCCAGGTACACAAATCTTGGCACCACCTGCCCGTCGGCCCGCGTGAAGCGACCGTGGGCCGCCGCCCGATAGAGAAGCTCCATGCGTTTGCTGATCGTGGCCACCGTGTGTGACCGGGCGAGCGACGAGATTTGCGAGAAGATCGTCGAGATCTTCACCGACGCAACTTCGATTTCGGGCTGCTGCAGGGCGGCCAAGTAACCTTCGAGTCGCCGCTGTGCCTCTTTCTCCCCGAGGATTGCTTCGCCGAGGAAGTTGACGTTCATTCGAACGCCTTCCTCGCGGCGAGCTTTCAGGTGCGCCGCCAGCTTGTCGTGTTCTGCCGGCAGGATGACGTTGGCCGTCTCCTTCTGCATGTATCCCTTCACGAGTGGAACGGCAACACCGGGCAGGTATCCACCGAACGACTGAAACCCCCGCAGCAGCGTTCGATCGACGACGGAAAAGAACCGTGGGATTCCCTGGACGTCGAGAATGTGCGTCAGTTGATCGACGGCGCGACGCGGCAGTTTCGCGCGAAACGCCTGGTCGGTCATTTCGATCAAGGTCGCCTTGTCTTCCGGGGCCTTGATCATCCGATCGAGTTCCGCTTGCTGCCGCCTCTCTTGCGGGGTCTGCAATTCGTTGGCTCGATCCTGCAAAAATCGAGCGAGGAAGACCGCCTTCTGGACGTTCTCGGGATAGGGAGAGTTTTCATCGAGTTGGAAGCCCTCGATCACCGAGGCCATGCCACCACGAAGCGGCTCGCGACCGCCCACCGACGTCTCTGTATTTCCCACTTTGTTCTTCCTTATTGAACCCGCCACTCGTGAACACCACCGGCCCACTTCTCTTGTAGCTGGATTTCGA from bacterium encodes:
- a CDS encoding proline dehydrogenase; the encoded protein is MASVIEGFQLDENSPYPENVQKAVFLARFLQDRANELQTPQERRQQAELDRMIKAPEDKATLIEMTDQAFRAKLPRRAVDQLTHILDVQGIPRFFSVVDRTLLRGFQSFGGYLPGVAVPLVKGYMQKETANVILPAEHDKLAAHLKARREEGVRMNVNFLGEAILGEKEAQRRLEGYLAALQQPEIEVASVKISTIFSQISSLARSHTVATISKRMELLYRAAAHGRFTRADGQVVPRFVYLDMEEYRDMDLTVRAFMQTLDRPGLKDVAAGIVLQSYTPDSFAQQCKLNAWARDRVASGGAPITIRLVKGANMEMERVEASQRGWPQAPYKNKRETDANFKRM